One Maribacter cobaltidurans genomic window carries:
- the purL gene encoding phosphoribosylformylglycinamidine synthase has translation MIHFFGNPATKIFAVQTTQEITPENEQKLKWLFGNQPKINVASMDAFFVGPRASMITPWSTNAVEITQNMGIPGILRIEEFNAVSENFTNFDPMLSYKYNGIGQAIFDIHILPEPILEIEDIAGYNQKEGLALSDEEVTYLEELSEKMGRKLTDSEVFGFSQVNSEHCRHKIFNGTFIIDGKEMPTSLFKLIKKTSLEHPNEIVSAYKDNVAFLKGPKAIQFAPKTADKPDFYEEKEFNSVISLKAETHNFPTTIEPFNGAATGSGGEIRDRLAGGKGSLPLAGTAVYMTAFSRLEKDRPWEKAMPEREWLYQTPMDILIKASNGASDFGNKFGQPLIAGSVLTFEHDEKYSLNGSEARRLGYDKVIMQAGGIGYGKAEQALKDTPKKGDKIVILGGDNYRIGMGGAAVSSADTGEFSSAIELNAVQRSNPEMQKRAANAIRGMVESDNNSIVSIHDHGAGGHLNCLSELVEETGGKIDLDKLPVGDPTLSAKELIGNESQERMGLVIGKDNTALLKRIADRERSPMYEVGDVTGDDRFTFESATTGEKPMDVKLSDIFGSSPKTFMNDKKIPRTYTNPEYSLEFFHDYLDQVLQLEAVGCKDWLTNKVDRCVGGRVAKQQCAGPLQLPLNNVGVMALDFKGKEGIATSIGHSPISALIDPSAGSKNSIAEALTNIIWAPLKDGLKSVSLSANWMWPCKNEGEDARLYEAVQAVSDFSIALGINVPTGKDSLSMKQKYTDGDVIAPGTVVISAAANCNDITKVVEPVFQKNGGSIYYINLSRDAYKLGGSSFSQVRNAIGSEAPTIKNDEYFKSVFDLLQTLIQNEQILAGHDVASGGLITTLLEMCFADTDLGAQLDLSDLGETDTIKLLFSENAGIVFQLRDNLVEKLLVDADIDVKKIGTVTDGPELTIKNGGMEMGLNIASLRDIWFKTSYLLDNKQTSNGLAKDRYDNYKVQPLKYTFPNSENIKLPSRSLNEGQARPKAAILREKGSNSEREMANAMYLAGFDVKDVHMTDLITGRETLEDIQFLGAVGGFSNSDVLGSAKGWAGAIKYNEKANKVIKDFFARPDTLSVGICNGCQLFMELDLINPEHDTHGKMTYNDSHKHESNFTSVKIQENDSVMLSSLAGTTLGVWISHGEGKFKLPLSEDNYHIVAKYGYEGYPANPNGSDYNTAMLCDKTGRHLVTMPHIERSTFPWNWAYYPSDRKDEVSPWLEAFVNARKWVASNK, from the coding sequence ATGATTCACTTCTTTGGAAACCCGGCAACCAAGATTTTTGCTGTCCAAACTACCCAAGAGATTACTCCCGAAAACGAACAAAAACTAAAGTGGTTATTTGGCAACCAACCCAAAATAAATGTGGCGTCAATGGACGCCTTTTTTGTTGGGCCGCGAGCCTCTATGATTACCCCTTGGAGTACGAATGCCGTGGAAATCACACAGAATATGGGCATTCCGGGCATACTCAGAATCGAGGAGTTCAATGCTGTTTCCGAGAACTTTACCAATTTTGATCCAATGCTTTCCTATAAGTACAACGGTATTGGTCAAGCCATTTTTGATATCCATATTCTTCCTGAACCTATTTTGGAAATTGAGGACATTGCAGGATATAACCAAAAAGAGGGGCTGGCCTTAAGCGATGAGGAAGTAACTTATTTGGAAGAGCTTTCTGAAAAAATGGGAAGAAAATTGACCGATTCCGAGGTATTCGGTTTCAGCCAAGTAAACTCGGAACATTGTAGGCATAAAATTTTTAACGGTACCTTCATCATCGATGGAAAGGAAATGCCAACAAGCTTATTCAAGCTTATTAAAAAAACATCTCTAGAGCATCCAAACGAAATTGTCTCTGCATATAAGGACAATGTGGCCTTCCTAAAGGGGCCCAAAGCGATACAATTTGCACCAAAAACAGCCGATAAGCCTGATTTTTATGAAGAAAAGGAATTTAATTCGGTCATTTCCCTAAAAGCGGAGACCCATAATTTTCCCACGACCATTGAACCCTTTAACGGGGCAGCAACAGGTTCAGGAGGGGAAATCAGGGACCGTCTTGCAGGTGGAAAAGGGTCACTCCCTTTAGCGGGCACGGCAGTGTATATGACAGCCTTCTCAAGATTGGAGAAAGACAGGCCCTGGGAAAAGGCTATGCCAGAACGAGAATGGTTATACCAAACCCCCATGGACATTTTGATCAAAGCTTCTAATGGAGCTTCGGATTTCGGAAATAAATTTGGTCAACCTCTTATTGCCGGTTCTGTCCTTACTTTTGAACATGACGAAAAATATTCCCTAAATGGCTCAGAAGCCCGTAGATTGGGGTATGACAAGGTTATCATGCAGGCTGGTGGTATTGGCTACGGGAAAGCTGAACAAGCTTTAAAAGATACACCGAAAAAAGGGGATAAAATAGTTATCCTTGGAGGCGATAACTATAGAATTGGAATGGGCGGAGCAGCCGTATCCAGTGCGGATACAGGGGAATTCAGTTCTGCCATTGAATTGAACGCCGTACAACGTTCAAATCCAGAAATGCAGAAAAGAGCCGCCAACGCTATACGGGGCATGGTGGAAAGTGATAACAACAGTATCGTTTCCATTCACGACCATGGTGCCGGGGGACATTTGAACTGCCTTTCCGAACTCGTGGAGGAAACCGGGGGGAAAATCGATCTGGACAAATTACCCGTGGGCGACCCTACCCTATCCGCAAAGGAACTCATCGGCAACGAATCCCAGGAACGTATGGGATTAGTAATTGGAAAGGACAATACGGCCCTTTTGAAGCGAATAGCCGATCGCGAGCGATCACCCATGTATGAAGTTGGTGATGTTACCGGTGATGACCGTTTTACTTTTGAGTCGGCCACAACAGGTGAAAAACCCATGGATGTTAAGCTCAGTGATATTTTTGGGAGTTCTCCCAAGACTTTCATGAATGATAAAAAAATACCAAGAACCTATACCAATCCTGAATATTCCTTGGAGTTTTTTCACGATTATCTAGATCAGGTTTTACAACTGGAAGCCGTGGGATGTAAAGACTGGTTGACCAATAAAGTGGACCGTTGTGTGGGCGGGCGCGTGGCCAAACAGCAATGTGCGGGACCTTTACAACTTCCATTGAACAATGTGGGGGTTATGGCCTTGGATTTCAAAGGAAAGGAAGGTATTGCAACCAGCATAGGCCACTCCCCTATTTCCGCTTTGATCGATCCTTCTGCGGGGAGCAAGAATAGTATTGCCGAAGCTCTGACCAATATTATCTGGGCGCCGTTGAAAGATGGTTTGAAATCAGTTTCCCTTTCGGCCAACTGGATGTGGCCCTGCAAAAACGAAGGTGAGGATGCCAGACTATACGAGGCCGTACAGGCCGTTTCCGACTTTTCAATCGCCTTGGGTATCAATGTGCCTACAGGAAAGGATTCCCTTTCCATGAAACAAAAATATACCGACGGAGATGTCATTGCCCCCGGAACCGTGGTTATTTCGGCTGCCGCCAATTGTAACGATATTACTAAAGTAGTGGAACCCGTGTTTCAGAAAAACGGAGGTTCCATATACTATATCAACCTGTCCAGGGATGCTTATAAATTAGGAGGATCTTCCTTTTCACAAGTACGAAATGCAATTGGTTCCGAAGCACCCACCATTAAAAACGATGAATATTTTAAATCGGTTTTTGATTTACTTCAAACTTTAATTCAAAACGAACAAATCCTTGCGGGACACGACGTTGCATCGGGAGGTTTAATCACTACATTGTTGGAAATGTGTTTTGCCGATACCGACCTGGGTGCCCAATTGGACCTATCCGATTTGGGGGAAACTGATACCATTAAACTATTGTTTTCAGAAAACGCCGGAATCGTATTCCAGCTTCGGGATAATTTGGTGGAAAAATTATTGGTCGATGCCGATATCGATGTCAAAAAAATTGGAACGGTTACCGATGGCCCAGAATTGACCATTAAAAATGGCGGCATGGAAATGGGCTTGAACATTGCATCGCTGCGCGATATTTGGTTCAAGACTTCCTATCTCCTGGACAATAAGCAAACTTCGAACGGACTTGCCAAGGACCGCTACGATAATTATAAGGTGCAACCCTTAAAATATACATTTCCGAATTCAGAAAATATAAAACTCCCCAGTCGTTCATTAAACGAAGGTCAGGCCAGACCTAAGGCTGCCATACTAAGGGAAAAGGGAAGCAATTCCGAAAGGGAAATGGCCAATGCCATGTATTTGGCAGGATTTGATGTTAAGGACGTTCACATGACGGATTTGATAACTGGCAGGGAAACTTTGGAGGACATCCAGTTTTTAGGTGCCGTTGGTGGATTTTCAAATTCAGATGTATTGGGAAGTGCCAAAGGATGGGCGGGAGCTATCAAATATAACGAAAAGGCCAACAAGGTGATAAAAGACTTTTTTGCAAGACCAGATACGTTATCCGTTGGAATCTGTAACGGTTGCCAGTTGTTCATGGAATTGGATTTGATAAATCCGGAACACGATACACATGGAAAGATGACCTATAACGATTCCCACAAACACGAAAGTAATTTTACTTCGGTAAAGATTCAAGAGAACGACTCGGTCATGCTTTCTTCCTTGGCCGGTACAACCCTAGGGGTTTGGATTTCCCATGGCGAAGGAAAATTTAAACTTCCCTTATCCGAAGATAATTATCACATCGTTGCCAAATATGGCTATGAAGGCTATCCAGCAAATCCTAATGGTAGCGACTATAATACAGCCATGCTTTGCGATAAAACGGGAAGACATTTGGTAACCATGCCGCACATTGAGCGTTCTACGTTCCCATGGAACTGGGCCTACTACCCGTCCGATAGGAAAGATGAAGTTTCCCCTTGGCTGGAGGCTTTTGTGAATGCAAGAAAGTGGGTAGCTAGTAATAAATAA
- a CDS encoding amidohydrolase, protein MSKKLVMLTICIFYAVVSVGQKKYSKRQIEKFKTEAETIIENNKKQAQVMVDKVFSFAELGFQEVETSKYLTGLLEENGFEIEHSISGIPTAWFAKWSNGEGPVIALGSDVDCIPKASQYPGVAYHKPIVDGAPGHGEGHNAGNPLNIMSALAVKEIMEKENIGGTLILWPGIAEELVAAKAWYVRDGLFDDIDMCIFTHVGNNLGVSYGPTRGTGLISVEYSFEGEAAHSAGSPWRGRSALDAAELMNIAWNYKREHLHPLKRSHSIFTDAGDQPNVVPSKAAIWFYFRDIKYEGIMEMYALANDMAKGAALMTGTTMTSKVLGTAWPRHYNKVIAETMYDNIKQIGLPEWSDADQTLAKAVQTEVGSEKIEGLPTELSPLGLPVEEPVSGGSDDIGDISWKVPTVTMRFPSNIPGLQGHHWSNAIAMATPIAHKGVVAGAKAEAMTILDFLTKPELLEGAWDYFKNVQQKETTYKPMIAETDMPPIYLNTDKQGQFREELEKFYYDETKYDSYLEQLGVDYPTVKE, encoded by the coding sequence ATGAGTAAAAAACTAGTAATGCTCACCATTTGTATTTTTTATGCAGTGGTGTCTGTCGGCCAAAAGAAATATTCCAAAAGGCAAATTGAAAAATTTAAGACCGAAGCCGAGACTATTATCGAAAACAACAAAAAGCAGGCCCAGGTAATGGTGGATAAGGTGTTCAGTTTTGCCGAACTTGGTTTTCAAGAAGTTGAAACTTCCAAATACCTGACCGGGTTATTGGAAGAAAATGGATTTGAAATTGAACATTCCATTTCTGGCATACCTACGGCTTGGTTTGCAAAATGGAGTAATGGAGAAGGTCCTGTTATTGCCTTGGGAAGTGATGTGGATTGTATTCCAAAGGCATCCCAGTATCCGGGCGTAGCCTATCACAAACCTATTGTGGACGGAGCTCCGGGACACGGCGAGGGCCATAATGCGGGGAATCCCTTGAACATTATGTCCGCTTTGGCCGTGAAGGAAATCATGGAAAAGGAAAATATAGGAGGGACATTAATACTATGGCCCGGTATTGCGGAGGAATTGGTTGCGGCCAAAGCCTGGTATGTACGTGATGGACTTTTTGATGATATCGACATGTGTATTTTCACCCATGTTGGAAACAACTTAGGGGTTTCCTATGGGCCCACTCGGGGAACAGGTTTAATTTCCGTAGAATATTCCTTTGAAGGAGAGGCGGCACATTCGGCTGGATCCCCGTGGAGGGGCAGAAGTGCATTGGATGCCGCTGAATTAATGAACATTGCCTGGAACTATAAAAGAGAGCATTTACACCCTCTAAAACGTTCCCATTCCATATTTACGGATGCGGGGGACCAACCCAATGTAGTGCCCTCTAAAGCGGCGATTTGGTTTTACTTTAGGGATATAAAGTATGAGGGTATCATGGAAATGTATGCCCTGGCCAATGATATGGCCAAAGGAGCGGCTTTGATGACAGGTACTACCATGACCTCTAAAGTTTTGGGAACGGCTTGGCCAAGGCATTACAACAAGGTCATTGCAGAAACCATGTATGATAATATAAAACAAATAGGGCTTCCTGAATGGTCCGATGCCGACCAGACCTTGGCCAAGGCCGTGCAGACCGAAGTAGGTTCCGAAAAAATTGAGGGTTTACCTACGGAACTTTCTCCATTAGGTTTACCTGTTGAAGAACCTGTTAGTGGTGGGTCGGACGATATAGGAGATATTTCGTGGAAAGTTCCAACGGTTACCATGCGTTTTCCTTCCAATATTCCTGGATTACAGGGTCACCATTGGAGCAATGCCATTGCTATGGCCACTCCCATTGCACATAAAGGTGTAGTCGCTGGAGCCAAGGCAGAGGCCATGACCATATTGGATTTCTTAACGAAACCAGAACTTTTGGAGGGAGCCTGGGACTATTTTAAAAATGTGCAACAAAAAGAAACCACCTATAAACCCATGATTGCCGAAACCGATATGCCCCCAATTTATTTGAATACGGACAAGCAAGGTCAATTTAGGGAGGAATTGGAGAAATTCTATTATGACGAAACCAAATACGATAGTTATCTGGAACAGTTAGGTGTGGATTATCCTACGGTAAAAGAGTAA
- a CDS encoding winged helix-turn-helix transcriptional regulator codes for MEEIGSKWKPIILYRVSKGINRFSTLLKNVQGINKQMLSKQLKELEKSEILERKMFAEIPPRVEYSLTAKGKSLMPVVHAMKKWGDRKDIETQVAKPVVKEDQQLPLF; via the coding sequence ATGGAAGAAATAGGAAGTAAATGGAAACCTATTATTCTTTACCGGGTTTCCAAGGGTATAAATAGGTTTTCGACATTGCTCAAGAATGTCCAGGGAATCAATAAACAAATGCTGAGCAAGCAGCTAAAGGAATTGGAAAAATCTGAAATATTGGAACGAAAAATGTTCGCCGAAATTCCCCCGAGGGTAGAATATTCCTTAACAGCTAAAGGTAAGTCCCTTATGCCCGTAGTGCACGCCATGAAAAAATGGGGCGATAGGAAAGATATAGAAACTCAAGTTGCCAAACCGGTGGTTAAAGAGGATCAGCAATTACCTCTCTTTTGA
- a CDS encoding RsmB/NOP family class I SAM-dependent RNA methyltransferase: MRLHRNLVFAVIDALNLIFNEGEYADKVVQKVLKFDKRWGSRDRGFIAETTYEMVRYKRLYAEIAEVKAPFSRPDLFRMWAVWAVLSGIKLPDWKQIEPTPERRIKGRFDELSKVRKYREAIPDWMDTLCEKALGEKLWTAEIAKLNQPADVILRTNTLKTTKEKLRKALLDEDILTEPIKGYPLALRLPERANVFVTQSFKDGLFEVQDASSQLVAELLDVQPGQRVVDTCAGAGGKSLHLAALMENKGQLIAMDIYGSKLKELKRRARRNGAHNIEPREITSTKVIKKLYDSADRVLIDAPCTGLGVIRRNPDTKWKLQPEFLEKITKTQQEILRSYSKMVKSGGKLVYATCSILPQENRDQVNSFLASEEGSGFSLVKEKKIYASKSGFDGFYMALLEKKTKDS; this comes from the coding sequence ATGAGATTGCACAGAAACTTGGTGTTTGCCGTAATAGATGCTTTGAACTTAATATTCAATGAAGGTGAATATGCGGACAAGGTAGTTCAAAAGGTCTTAAAGTTTGACAAGCGCTGGGGATCACGTGATCGAGGTTTTATTGCCGAAACCACCTACGAAATGGTTCGTTACAAAAGGTTATATGCCGAAATTGCTGAAGTAAAGGCCCCTTTTAGTCGGCCCGATTTATTTCGGATGTGGGCGGTTTGGGCCGTACTAAGCGGAATTAAACTGCCCGATTGGAAACAAATTGAACCCACCCCGGAAAGACGCATCAAAGGACGTTTTGATGAACTATCCAAGGTTAGAAAATACAGGGAAGCCATTCCAGATTGGATGGATACGCTTTGTGAAAAAGCCTTGGGCGAAAAGTTATGGACCGCAGAGATTGCCAAACTCAATCAACCTGCCGACGTCATTTTAAGGACCAATACACTAAAAACCACAAAGGAAAAGCTAAGAAAAGCACTATTGGATGAGGATATTCTGACAGAACCCATAAAGGGATATCCACTGGCACTTAGACTACCGGAAAGGGCGAATGTATTTGTTACCCAAAGTTTTAAAGACGGATTATTTGAAGTGCAGGATGCTTCTTCACAATTGGTTGCCGAGCTTTTGGATGTTCAACCAGGGCAACGGGTTGTGGACACCTGTGCAGGTGCCGGTGGGAAATCACTTCACTTGGCTGCCTTGATGGAAAATAAAGGGCAATTGATTGCCATGGATATTTACGGCAGTAAACTCAAGGAACTAAAAAGACGCGCCCGAAGAAACGGGGCGCACAACATAGAACCTAGGGAAATTACCTCCACCAAGGTAATTAAAAAGTTGTATGACAGTGCAGATCGCGTTTTGATAGACGCTCCATGTACAGGTCTTGGGGTTATCCGCAGGAATCCAGATACCAAATGGAAACTGCAGCCAGAGTTTTTGGAAAAAATCACCAAAACGCAGCAGGAAATCCTTAGAAGTTATAGTAAAATGGTTAAATCAGGAGGAAAACTGGTCTATGCCACCTGTTCCATACTCCCTCAGGAGAATAGGGACCAGGTAAATTCATTTTTGGCATCGGAGGAAGGAAGTGGCTTTTCCCTTGTAAAAGAAAAGAAAATATACGCTTCCAAAAGTGGTTTTGATGGTTTCTACATGGCGTTACTGGAAAAGAAGACAAAAGATTCCTAG
- a CDS encoding WD40/YVTN/BNR-like repeat-containing protein: MRLFTVLFFLCCISISCSDQIKPQFFTSVAVEDVFEDSVSIRAIEFLDSNTLAFAGSGGIYGTVDVPSGKVRTNIMKYDSITPSFRAVGHTATDFFMLSIGSPALLYKTGESGKMELVYSEVGETVFYDAMMFWNDREGLAVGDTVDGCMSIIITRDAGQTWNKIPCSQLPKGSYGEGAFAASNTNIEIKGNQAWIGTTSGSIYHSKDKGKTWESIATPMKNDVDTQGIYSIDFYDENLGIAIGGDYTQPEINQGNKMKTVNGGAAWSLIADGENPGYRSCIQFVPNSKGKGIVAVGFTGISYSSDGGVHWQQLSDEGFYTFRFLNDSIAFAAGKNRISKLTFKN, from the coding sequence ATGCGCCTTTTCACTGTTCTATTTTTCTTATGCTGCATTTCCATTTCATGCAGTGACCAGATCAAGCCACAATTCTTTACAAGTGTTGCTGTAGAGGATGTCTTTGAAGATTCGGTCAGTATTCGGGCGATTGAATTTTTAGATTCGAATACCTTGGCCTTTGCAGGAAGTGGGGGAATTTACGGAACTGTAGATGTTCCCTCTGGAAAGGTGCGGACGAATATTATGAAGTATGACAGTATAACCCCGTCCTTTAGGGCCGTAGGACATACGGCCACTGATTTTTTCATGCTCTCAATTGGAAGTCCGGCCTTGTTATATAAAACAGGGGAAAGCGGGAAAATGGAATTGGTATATAGTGAAGTAGGTGAAACTGTTTTTTATGATGCCATGATGTTTTGGAACGACCGGGAAGGTTTGGCGGTGGGGGATACCGTAGACGGGTGTATGAGTATTATTATAACCAGGGATGCCGGACAGACTTGGAACAAGATTCCTTGTTCCCAACTTCCGAAAGGTAGCTATGGCGAAGGCGCCTTTGCCGCCAGCAATACCAATATTGAAATTAAAGGGAACCAAGCGTGGATCGGAACAACTTCGGGTAGCATATATCATTCAAAGGACAAAGGAAAAACTTGGGAATCCATTGCTACCCCAATGAAAAATGATGTGGACACCCAAGGAATTTACTCCATCGATTTTTATGATGAAAATTTGGGAATAGCGATTGGTGGTGATTACACCCAACCCGAAATAAATCAGGGAAATAAAATGAAAACAGTGAATGGTGGGGCAGCTTGGAGCCTAATAGCGGATGGCGAAAATCCTGGGTATAGAAGTTGTATCCAATTTGTTCCAAATTCAAAGGGAAAGGGTATTGTGGCCGTTGGATTTACTGGGATTTCCTACTCATCGGACGGGGGTGTCCATTGGCAGCAACTAAGTGATGAGGGGTTTTACACTTTTCGTTTTTTAAATGATAGTATTGCCTTCGCTGCAGGCAAAAATCGTATTTCAAAACTAACTTTTAAGAACTAA